The following proteins are co-located in the Gavia stellata isolate bGavSte3 chromosome 18, bGavSte3.hap2, whole genome shotgun sequence genome:
- the INTS1 gene encoding integrator complex subunit 1: MNRPKAAAVRRPSAVPKPSAHPPPGDFIALGSKGQSGEGKTAVTLLKPAPPGLPSERKRDAAAALAGPAGLTGLTKRPKLSSTPPLSALGRLAEAAVAEKRAISPSIKEPSVIPIEVVPTVLLDEIEAAEAEGNDDRIEGVLCGAVKQLKMNRAKPDTTLYLSLMYLAKIKPNIFATEGVIEALCSLLRRDASINFKAKGNSLVSVLACNLLMAAYEEDENWPEIFVKVYIEDSLGERIWVDSPHCKTFVDNIQTAFNTKMPPKSMLLHGEVGRSGGDLSAGSSPHPSMTEEEDSQSELLIAEEKMSPEQEGQLMPRYEDLAESVEEYVLDMLRDQLNRRQPMDNVSRNLLRLLTATCGYKEVRQMAVQRLEMWLQNPKLTKPAQDLLMSVCMNCNTHSSEDMEVISNLIKIRLKPKVLLNHYMLCVRELLNAHRDNLGTTIKFVIFNELSNARNPNNMQILYTVLQHSSEQAPKYLAMVFQDLLTTKDDYLRASRALLREIIKQTKHEINFQAFCLGLMQERKEAQYAEMEFKERFVIHITDLLAVSMMLGITAQVKEAGIAWDKGEKKNLEVLRSFQNQIAAIQRDAVWWLHTVVPSISKLAPKDYVHCLHKVLFTEQPETYYKWDNWPPESDRNFFLRLCSEVPILEDTLMRILVIGLSRDLPLGPADAMELADHLVKRAAAVQADDVEVLRVERIQLIDAVLNLCTYHHPENIQLPPGYQPPNLAISTLYWKAWPLLLVVAAFNPENIGLAAWEEYPSLKMLMEMVMTNNYSYPQCTLTDEETRTEMINRELQISQREKQEILAFEGHLAAASTKQTITESSSLLLSQLTSLDPQGPPRRPPPHVLEQVKSLNQSLRLGHLLCRSRHPDFLLNIIQRQASSQSMPWLADLVQSSEGSLDVLPVQCLCEFLLHDAADESTSGEEEEEGESKEQRAKKRQRQQKQRQLLGRLQDLLLGPKADEQTTCEVLDYFLRRLSSSQVASRVLAMKGLSLVLSEGGLRDGEEKDHPMEEDSGDSELLQGYQWLLRDLPRLPLFDSVRATTALALQQAIHMETDPQTISAYLVYLSQHAPVEEQGQHNDLALDVARLIVERSTIMSHLFSKLSYCAESDAVLVALLSIFSRYIKRMRQSKEGEEVYSWSESQDQVFLRWTSGETATMHILVVHAMVILLTLGPPQAGDGDFYTLLDIWFPEKKPLPTAFLVDTSEEALLLPDWLKLRMIRSEVPRLVDAALQDLEPQQLLLFVQSFGIPVSSMSKLLQYLDQAVSHDPQTLEQNIMDKNYMAHLVEVQHERGATGGQTFHSLLTASLPARRDSAETTRSKSSPENSQGQSRIRALSQVRVLGPEDDLAGIFLQLFPLNPDPRWQNSNLRPLALALQQALGQELARIRQGNTQVTGITARLLQAVAALMNSPHSGALVMAMHRNHFISCPLMRQLYQYQRCMPQDTAFSSLFFKVLMQMLQWLENPAVEDGPLHAQLKAFAVQYSSRHRISDVRGGFLHLTEALTFRRDPDLISSTVRAIIATLKSGEKCNVEPELISKVLQGLIETHSPYLEELLTVLFSTTVETTARFPAMKPIAVVSSLLLQDKEETPVKKELDSCSTEAAWLGPSSGLLNDWLEMLDPEVISSCPDLQQKLLFSWNKVRAGSQVPSFRPYLLALLTHQSSWTTLHQCIRLLLCRNREQRFDPTASLDFLWACIHIPRIWQGRDQRTPQKRREEFVLHLKASELISMVELILAEAETRYQNTEDASCTLIQSRLPLLLSCSHGDLESIKKVTEYLTSCIQQWGSSSVGKCCQDLLLQIYLQLPELLVPMPEMLLTSEGARDSSTCKLDALVHRFINLLADTSDSKSSESRVWDANMACRKLAVAHPILLLRHLPMIAALLHGRVHLNFQEFRQQNHLTFFIHVLGILELLQPQVFQNEHQAALWDCLLSFIRLLLNYRKSSRHLAAFISKFVQFIHKYITCNAQAAVSFLQKHSDPLHDLSSDNSDLAMLKSLLAGLSLPSKSGVLDRGSDEEKDDEAAAGSLPLVSVSLFTPLTPAEMAPYMKRLSRGQTVEDILEVLTDIDEMSRRRPEILSFFATNLQKLMSSSEESCRNLAFSLALRSIQNNPSIAADFLPTFMYCLGSRDFEVVQTALRNLPEYTLLCQEHAAVLLHRAFLVGMYGQIDTSSQISEALKVLHMEAMI, translated from the exons ATGAACCGGCCGAAGGCGGCCGCCGTGCGGCGGCCCAGCGCCGTGCCCAAGCCCTCCG CGCACCCGCCGCCGGGAGACTTCATCGCGCTGGGCTCCAAGGGGCAGAGCGGCGAGGGCAAAACCGCCGTCACCTTGCTGAAGCCGGCGCCCCCCGGGCTGCCCTCCGAGCGCAAGCGGGATGCGGCCGCCGCCTTGGCGGGCCCGGCGGGGCTGACCGGCCTGACCAAGCGCCCCAAGCTCTCCTCCACGCCTCCCCTCAGCGCCCTGGGACGCCTGGCAGAGGCGGCCGTGGCAGAGAAGCGAGCCATTTCACCCTCCATCAAGGAGCCGTCTGTCATCCCCATCGAAG TTGTCCCCACGGTGCTGCTGGATGAAATTGAGGCAGCGGAGGCAGAAGGCAATGACGACCGTATTGAGGGAGTGCTGTGTGGAGCCgtgaagcagctgaaaatgaaCAGAGCCAAACCTGATACCACACTGTACCTCAGCCTCATGTACCTGgcaaaaatcaaaccaaacatATTTGCCACTGAAGGGGTTATTGAG GCACTGTGCAGCCTACTCCGAAGAGATGCCTCCATCAATTTCAAAGCCAAAGGGAATAGCCTCGTGTCTGTCTTGGCCTGCAACCTTCTCATGGCAGCTTACGAAGAGGATGAGAACTGGCCAGAGATCTTTGTCAAG GTTTACATTGAGGACTCCCTTGGGGAGCGCATCTGGGTGGACAGCCCTCACTGCAAGACATTTGTGGATAACATCCAAACAGCTTTTAACACAAAGATGCCTCCTAAGAGCATGCTCTTGCATGGGGAAGTTGGACGTAGCGGAGGCGACCTTAGTGCTG GGAGTAGCCCACACCCTTCCATGACGGAGGAGGAAGACAGCCAGAGTGAGCTGCTGATTGCGGAGGAGAAAATGAGCCCGGAGCAGGAGGGCCAGCTTATGCCCAG GTATGAGGACCTTGCAGAGAGTGTGGAGGAGTATGTCCTAGACATGCTGCGGGACCAACTCAACCGGCGCCAGCCAATGGACAATGTCTCCAGGAACCTCCTTCGACTGCTGACGGCAACCTGTGGCTACAAAGAGGTGCGGCAGATGGCTGTGCAGAGGCTGGAGATGTGGCTGCAGAATCCAAAG tTGACCAAGCCAGCTCAGGACTTGCTGATGTCAGTCTGTATGAACTGCAACACCCACAGCTCAGAGGACATGGAAGTTATCTCCAACCTGATCAAAATTCGTCTCAAGCCAAAAGTCCTTCTCAACCACTACATGCTCTGTGTCAG AGAGCTGCTGAATGCGCACAGGGATAACCTGGGCACCACAATTAAGTTTGTGATTTTCAATGAACTATCAAATGCAAGAAATCCCAACAACATGCAGATCCTGTATACTGTGCTTCAGCATAGCTCAGAGCAAGCTCCGAAG TACCTAGCAATGGTGTTCCAGGATCTTTTGACTACTAAGGATGATTACCTGCGGGCTTCACGGGCTCTGCTGCGAGAGATCATCAAACAGACGAAACATGAGATCAATTTCCAGGCCTTCTGTCTGGGTCTTATGCAGGAACGGAAGGAGGCCCAGTATGCAGAAATGGAATTCAAG gaacgGTTTGTTATCCACATAACTGATCTGCTAGCTGTCTCCATGATGCTTGGTATCACAGCCCAGGTGAAGGAGGCTGGAATTGCTTGggacaaaggagagaaaaaga ACCTGGAAGTGCTGCGCTCTTTCCAGAACCAAATTGCTGCTATCCAACGAGATGCTGTCTGGTGGCTTCATACAGTCGTTCCGTCTATCAGCAAGCTGGCTCCGAAGGACTATGTGCACTG CCTCCACAAAGTGCTCTTCACAGAACAGCCAGAAACCTACTACAAATGGGACAACTGGCCCCCTGAGAGTGACCGCAA CTTCTTCCTTCGCCTCTGCTCCGAGGTGCCCATCCTTGAAGACACACTGATGCGGATCCTTGTGATCGGTTTGTCACGGGACCTTCCTCTTGGCCCTGCGGATGCCATGGAGCTTGCTGACCACTTGGTAAAGCGGGCTGCGGCTGTGCAAGCAGATG atGTCGAGGTCCTGAGGGTAGAAAGAATCCAGCTGATCGATGCGGTCTTAAATCTGTGCACTTATCACCATCCAGAGAATATCCAGCTACCCCCAGG GTACCAGCCTCCAAATCTAGCTATTTCTACCCTCTACTGGAAAGCCTGGCCTCTCCTGCTTGTAGTGGCTGCGTTCAATCCTGAAAACATTG GTCTGGCTGCATGGGAGGAGTACCCCTCTCTAAAGATGCTCATGGAAATGGTTATGACCAA TAATTATTCCTATCCTCAATGTACCTTGACTGATGAGGAGACGCGCACAGAGATGATTAATCGTGAACTTCAAATTTcccagagagaaaaacaggagaTTCTTGCATTTGAGGGTCATCTGGCTGCTGCatccacaaaacaaacaattaCAGAGAGCAGCAGCCTCTTGCTGTCCCAGCTGACAAGTCTGGACCCTCA GGGACCACCACGCAGACCTCCACCACATGTCCTGGAGCAGGTGAAAAGCCTGAACCAGTCACTTCGCTTAGGCCACCTCCTGTGTCGCAGTCGTCACCCTGACTTTCTTCTCAACATCATTCAAAGACAG GCCTCATCGCAGTCAATGCCATGGCTGGCAGATCTGGTTCAGTCCAGCGAGGGCTCCTTGGACGTCCTTCCCGTGCAGTGCCTTTGTGAGTTCCTGCTCCATGATGCTGCTGATGAATCAACCTCAGgtgaagaagaagaggagggcGAGAGTAAGGAGCAGCGTGCCAAGAAACGCCAG AGACAACAGAAGCAAAGGCAGTTGCTTGGGCGGTTGCAAGACTTGCTGTTGGGTCCCAAAGCAGACGAACAGACAACCTGCGAGGTGCTTGACTATTTCCTACGACGCCTGAGTTCCTCCCAAGTGGCTTCACGGGTCCTGGCCATGAAG GGCCTGTCCTTGGTGCTGTCAGAAGGGGGACTGCGTGATGGAGAGGAGAAAGATCACCCCATGGAAGAAGACTCTGGCGATTCTGAACTGCTGCAGGGATATCAGTGGCTGCTGAGAGACCTCCCGAGGCTGCCGCTGTTTGACAGTGTTAGAGCAACAACAGCTCTTGCCTTGCAACAG GCCATCCACATGGAGACAGATCCCCAAACCATCAGTGCTTACCTGGTGTACCTCTCCCAGCATGCCCCAGTGGaggagcagggacagcacaaTGACCTCGCTCTG GATGTAGCCCGGCTCATAGTGGAGCGCTCTACCATCATGTCTCACCTCTTCTCCAAGCTCTCGTACTGTGCTGAATCAGATGCAGTGCTTGTTGCTCTTCTCTCCATCTTTTCTCGCTACATCAAACGCATGCGCCAGAGTAAGGAGGGTGAGGAGGTGTACAGCTGG tCAGAGTCCCAGGATCAGGTATTCCTTCGTTGGACTAGTGGGGAAACAGCCACTATGCACATCCTTGTGGTTCATGCCATGGTTATTCTCCTGACACTAGGGCCACCTCAAG CAGGGGATGGTGATTTTTATACCTTACTGGATATATGGTTCCCGGAGAAAAAGCCGCTTCCTACTGCTTTTCTGGTTGACACCTCAGAGGAGGCTCTTCTGCTCCCTGACTGGCTAAAGCTGCGTATGATCCGCTCTGAGGTCCCGCGTCTTGTGGATGCAG CCCTGCAGGACCTGGAGccacagcagctgcttctctttgttcaGTCGTTTGGAATCCCAGTTTCCAGCATGAGCAAACTTCTGCAGTACCTGGATCAGGCAGTATCTCATGACCCACAGACGCTAGAGCAGAACATCATGGACAAGA aCTACATGGCTCACCTTGTGGAGGTCCAACATGAGAGAGGAGCAACAGGAGGCCAGACTTTCCACTCCCTGCTCACTGCATCCTTACCAGCCCGCCGAG ACAGTGCTGAGACCACAAGGTCAAAATCAAGTCCCGAGAACTCTCAAGGCCAGAGCCGAATCCGGGCCTTAAGCCAGGTCCGGGTTCTGGGCCCAGAAGATGATCTAGCAGGCATCTTTCTGCAG CTTTTCCCACTAAATCCAGACCCACGATGGCAGAATTCAAACCTGCGCCCGCTTGCCCTGGCATTACAGCAGGCCCTGGGGCAGGAACTGGCACGCATCCGCCAGGGGAACACACAGGTGACTGGGATCACAGCACGACTTCTCCAGGCAGTAGCTGCACTGATGAACTCGCCGCATAGCGGTGCGTTGGTGATGGCAATGCATCGTAACCACTTCATCTCCTGTCCGCTGATGCGTCAGTTGTACCAGTATCAG CGCTGCATGCCACAAGACACTGCCTTCTCCTCACTCTTCTTCAAAGTCCTCATGCAGATGCTGCAGTGGTTGGAGAACCCTGCAGTGGAAGATGGTCCTCTGCATGCTCAGCTGAAGGCCTTTGCTGTGCAGTACTCCTCAAGGCACAGGATCAGTGACG TTCGAGGTGGTTTCTTGCATCTCACAGAAGCTCTGACTTTCCGTCGTGACCCTGACTTGATCAGCTCCACGGTACGTGCCATCATTGCAACCCTGAAATCAGGAGAGAAGTGTAATGTGGAGCCGGAGCTCATCAGCAAAG TCCTTCAAGGTCTGATTGAAACTCACTCTCCATACTTGGAGGAACTCCTGACTGTCCTCTTCTCAACTACTGTTGAGACCACTGCCAGGTTTCCTGCCATGAAACCAATTGCTGTGGTGAGCTCCTTGTTGCTCCAGGACAAAGAAGAAACACCAGTGAAGAAAGAGCTGGACAGTTGCAG tacTGAAGCTGCTTGGCTAGGGCCCTCCTCTGGCCTTCTTAATGACTGGCTGGAGATGTTGGACCCAGAGGTGATCAGCAGCTGCCCTGATCTCCAGCAGAAGCTACTGTTCTCCTGGAACAAAGTAAGA GCAGGGTCCCAGGTGCCCTCCTTCCGCCCATATCTCTTGGCTCTTCTCACTCACCAGTCCAGCTGGACCACACTGCACCAGTGCATCAGGCTTTTACTTTGCAGAAACCGGGAGCAAAG GTTTGACCCAACTGCATCCTTGGATTTCTTGTGGGCCTGTATTCACATTCCTCGGATCTGGCAGGGAAGGGACCAAAGAACACCTCAG AAGCGCCGTGAGGAATTTGTGCTCCACCTAAAGGCATCAGAATTGATCAGCATGGTGGAGCTGATCCTGGCTGAAGCAGAAACCAGATATCAGAACACAGAAGATGCCTCCTGTACACTCATCCAGTCTCGACTGCCTTTGTTGCTCAGTTGTTCTCATGGAGACCTTGAGAGCATCAAAAAAGTAACGGAGTACCTGACCAGCTGCATCCAGCAGTGGGGAAGCAG ctctgTGGGAAAATGCTGCCAGGACCTTCTGCTTCAGATATACCTGCAACTACCTGAGCTCCTTGTGCCTATGCCTGAGATGCTTCTCACCAGTGAAGGAGCCAGGGACAGCAGCACTTGCAAG CTCGATGCCCTGGTTCACAGATTCATTAACCTCCTCGCAGACACCAGTGACTCCAAGTCATCAGAAAGCCGGGTGTGGGATGCCAATATGGCCTGCAGGAAGCTAGCTGTGGCTCATCCAATCCTACTTCTTAG GCACTTGCCAATGATTGCAGCACTGCTGCACGGCCGTGTTCACCTCAATTTCCAGGAATTCAGGCAGCAGAACCACTTGACCTTCTTCATCCACGTCCTGGGGAtcctggagctgctccagccgCAGGTCTTCCAGAACGAGCACCAGGCGGCACTGTGGGACTGTCTCCTGTCCTTCATCCGTCTGCTGCTG AACTACAGAAAATCCTCACGGCACCTGGCTGCCTTCATCAGCAAGTTTGTCCAGTTTATCCACAAGTATATCACATGCAATGCCCAGGCAGCTGTCTCCTTCTTGCAGAAGCACTCGGATCCACTCCA TGACCTATCGTCAGACAACAGTGACCTAGCAATGTTGAAGTCCCTCCTGGCTGGGCTGAGTCTGCCCAGCAAGAGTGGCGTCTTGGACAGGGGCTCTGATGAAGAGAAGGATG atgaagcagcagctggctctCTCCCCCTCGTCAGTGTGTCTCTCTTCACTCCTCTCACACCAGCTGAAATGGCCCCATATATGAAGAGGCTTTCTAGAGGCCAAACCGTTGAAG ACATCCTGGAGGTGCTGACAGACATTGATGAGATGTCCAGACGGAGGCCAGaaattctctccttttttgct ACAAACCTACAGAAGCTGATGAGCTCATCAGAGGAGTCCTGCCGAAACCTGGCCTTTAGCCTGGCTTTGCGCTCCATTCAGAACAACCCGAG CATTGCTGCGGACTTCCTTCCCACCTTCATGTACTGCCTTGGCAGCCGAGACTTTGAGGTGGTGCAGACAGCACTGAGGAACTTGCCTGAATACACCCTCCTTTGCCAAG
- the LOC104255048 gene encoding lysosomal alpha-glucosidase-like: MKSYQKLTTAMPQPAACRVEEEGAAPMPAGHGKLAPWWVGSGLLVAAVLLSAVTVWVLRQVSGGWPAPALPSKCLLVPESHRFDCYPERHVVVTQELCESRGCCFIESPPPAGGKRGVPWCFYPPDFPSYTLESLNQTALGMVGLLVRREKAYYPQDIEMLRLDVEFETDTRLHIKITDAANPRYEVPLEVPRAMKRAENPIYSLDFSRDPFGVLLRRRATGTVLLNTTVAPLIFADQFLQIATSLPSRFLYGLGEHRGTLLHSLDWSTLTLWARDVSPTESFNLYGAHPFYLLMEEGGDAHGVFLLNSNAMEVALQPAPGLTWRTIGGVLDFYIFLGPDPNMVIQQYQQVIGFPAMPPLWALGFHLCRWGYGSSNETWQTVRAMRNYQIPQDAQWNDIDYMDGYRDFTFDPQKFASLPSLVEDLHKHGQRYVMILDPGISSTNPHGSYWPFDEGLRRGLFLNTTQGQPLIGQVWPGFTAFADFSNPDTHQWWLENLQRFHAHVPFDGLWIDMNEPSNFMDGSEDGCPPGELDSPPYTPAVLGDSLSAKTVCASAKQKTSVHYNLHNLYGLMEAKATASALIQIQGKRPFVISRSTFPSQGQYSGHWLGDNRSQWKDMYYSIPGLLSFSLFGIPLVGADICGFSGSTSEELCTRWMQLGAFYPFARNHNTQNEKAQDPTVFSPAARTAMKDVLLTRYSLLPFLYTLFHRAHLQGDTVARPLFFEFPRDVATLGLDRQFLWGRSLLVTPVLEPGVDSVTGYFPRGVWYDFYTGSSVNSSGETLKMSAPLEHINLHVREGAILPTQKPGTTSEATRGNPLRLIVALSQSATAWGDLFWDDGESLDTFKRGSYSYLVFNVTQNIFTSTVLHASTEATEVTIGTLSIFGVRERPSKVLLNGQEKPFSYLDNQVLTVSDLGLSLSQGFSLRWL, translated from the exons ATGAAGTCGTACCAGAAGCTGACAACGGCAATGCCGCAGCCGGCGGCGTGCcgggtggaggaggaaggggccgCCCCGATGCCCGCCGGCCATGGGAAGCTGGCCCCGTGGTGGGTGGGCAGCGGGCTGCTGGTGGCTGCCGTGCTGCTGAGCGCCGTCACCGTCTGGGTGCTGCGGCAAGTATCGGGGGGCTGGCCCGCACCCGCGCTACCCTCCAAATGTCTCCTGGTACCCGAAAGCCACCGCTTTGACTGCTACCCGGAGCGGCACGTGGTGGTGACTCAGGAGCTCTGTGAAAGCCGGGGGTGCTGCTTCATCGAGAGCCCCCCGCcggcggggggcaagcgggggGTGCCCTGGTGCTTCTACCCCCCCGACTTCCCCAGCTACACCCTGGAAAGCCTCAACCAGACGGCGCTGGGCAtggtggggctgctggtgcGGAGGGAGAAGGCGTATTACCCCCAGGACATCGAGATGCTGAGGCTGGACGTGGAGTTTGAGACAGACACGCGGCTGCACATCAAG atAACGGATGCGGCCAACCCACGGTACGAGGTTCCCCTCGAGGTTCCCCGGGCGATGAAGAGAGCGGAAAACCCCATCTACAGCCTGGACTTCTCCCGGGACCCCTTTGGGGTGCTGCTGCGGCGCAGGGCGACGGGGACGGTGCT GCTCAACACCACCGTGGCCCCCTTGATCTTCGCTGACCAGTTTCTCCAGATAGCCACATCGCTCCCATCCAGGTTCCTCTACGGGCTGGGGGAGCACCGTGGCACCCTCCTGCACAGCCTGGACTGGAGCACCCTCACGCTGTGGGCACGCGACGTCTCTCCCACG GAATCATTCAACCTCTACGGCGCTCACCCCTTCTACCTGCTGATGGAGGAGGGCGGAGATGCTCATGGGGTTTTCCTCCTGAACAGCAACGCGATGG AGGTGGCCCTGCAGCCCGCTCCGGGCCTGACCTGGAGGACCATCGGGGGGGTGCTGGATTTCTACATCTTCCTGGGGCCCGATCCCAACATGGTCATCCAGCAGTACCAGCAGGTGATAG GTTTCCCAGCCATGCCACCCCTCTGGGCACTTGGCTTCCATCTCTGCCGCTGGGGCTACGGATCCAGCAATGAAACCTGGCAGACCGTGAGAGCCATGAGGAACTACCAGATCCCCCAG GATGCACAGTGGAACGACATCGATTACATGGATGGGTACCGGGACTTCACTTTCGATCCCCAGAAGTTTGCCTCCCTCCCCTCGCTGGTGGAAGACCTCCACAAACATGGGCAACGCTACGTTATGATCTTG GATCCCGGCATCAGCAGCACCAACCCTCACGGCTCCTACTGGCCTTTCGATGAAGGCTTGAGACGGGGCTTGTTCCTCAACACCACCCAAGGGCAGCCGCTCATCGGGCAG GTCTGGCCCGGCTTCACTGCCTTTGCAGACTTCTCCAACCCGGACACACACCAGTGGTGGCTGGAGAACCTGCAGCGCTTCCATGCCCATGTGCCCTTTGACGGCCTCTGGATC GACATGAATGAGCCATCCAACTTCATGGATGGGTCTGAAGATGGCTGCCCCCCGGGAGAGCTCGACAGCCCACCGTACACCCCCG CCGTGCTGGGCGATTCACTCTCTGCAAAGACGGTGTGTGCCTCAGCGAAGCAGAAAACCTCGGTGCACTACAACCTCCACAACCTCTACGGGCTGATGGAAGCCAAAGCCACAGCAAG TGCCTTGATACAGATCCAAGGGAAGCGCCCCTTCGTCATCTCCCGCTCCACCTTCCCCAGCCAGGGCCAGTACTCGGGGCACTGGCTGGGCGACAACCGGAGCCAGTGGAAGGACATGTATTACTCCATCCCAG GGCTGCTGAGCTTCAGCCTCTTCGGCATCCCACTGGTCGGGGCGGACATCTGCGGCTTCTCTGGCAGCACCTCGGAGGAGCTGTGCACTCGCTGGATGCAGCTCGGCGCCTTCTACCCCTTCGCCCGCAACCACAACACCCAGAACGAGAAG GCCCAGGACCCAACAGTGTTCAGCCCCGCAGCGAGGACAGCCATGAAGGATGTGCTGCTGACCCGCTactccctcctgcccttcctctACACCCTGTTCCACCGTGCCCACCTGCAAGGGGACACCGTTGCCCGGCCCTTGTTCTTTGA GTTCCCCCGGGATGTGGCCACCTTGGGGCTGGACAGGCAGTTCCTGTGGGGCCGGAGCCTGCTGGTGACACCAGTGCTGGAGCCCGGGGTGGACTCAGTCACAGGCTACTTTCCCCGAGGCGTGTGGTACGACTTCTACACG GGCTCCTCAGTGAACAGCAGTGGGGAGACGCTGAAGATGTCAGCCCCCCTGGAGCACATCAACCTGCATGTCCGGGAGGGTGCCATCCTGCCCACCCAG AAACCAGGGACCACCAGCGAGGCGACCCGAGGGAATCCCTTGCGCCTCATCGTGGCCTTATCCCAGAGTGCCACCGCTTGGGGGGACCTCTTCTGGGATGACGGCGAGAGCCTGGACACCTTCAAGCGGGGCAGCTACTCCTACCTGGTGTTCAACGTCACGCAG AACATCTTCACCTCCACCGTCCTCCACGCCAGCACTGAGGCCACCGAGGTCACCATTGGCACACTGAGCATCTTTGGGGTGCGGGAGCGACCCAGCAAGGTCCTCCTGAATGGCCAGGAGAAGCCCTTCTCCTACCTGGACAACCAG GTTCTCACCGTGAGTGACCTTGGCCTCAGCCTCAGCCAGGGCTTCTCCCTGCGGTGGCTGTGA